In one window of Micromonospora cathayae DNA:
- a CDS encoding helix-turn-helix domain-containing protein: MMDLRGISVTEMAKGSGLSMATIMGLRSGYMNPHRSVLSHIPEVLRIPAEDLVAIAGLDPEDGR, from the coding sequence ATGATGGACTTGCGCGGCATCTCCGTAACGGAGATGGCCAAGGGGAGCGGCCTGTCGATGGCCACGATCATGGGGCTCCGCAGCGGCTACATGAATCCACATCGGAGCGTGCTCTCCCACATCCCTGAGGTCCTTAGGATCCCCGCGGAAGACCTGGTCGCGATCGCCGGGCTCGACCCGGAAGACGGGCGGTGA
- a CDS encoding WD40 repeat domain-containing protein, which translates to MTTTEETIAGTEEAVAAADLAQLLEMNLDEAERYLLIGKSQHLVRAVRQAVENGAVGALEQACTGQTRRHRALPALSENRVRPDVLGPPYRPVSQSTVAHALRALAALGLALTVEQDHDPTPRAYLAMTEQWLAASRLCLPSEGSEGEADPDEVSALLRALGVPADSRIGMLTDGGTLRDPVRSTAWIWLLDLSGRLPGRTKGPSCGVVFDQGERGGRATLTLSVVPGLPPVLAPDPATMTLCAVDDAFQQMLVSVRRMSGKLPGAVLWSVAKDGRQLTGITGPSIGGAFSVLHHDLTHHRPVLSRLGFSERRPDTVIVGAVDHHKPDLLCSVGGYPSKLKAMRQRDRLIVPESDYEEVVELDRISGAHPTILGAATLAEAARLSRRPQRRKVQLVALLLVGVLAIVAGGVGLRQWLVQRATAANLEDARLSNAAKALQDRAAAVAAGDPALALRLAAAGVSLAPQSATRGNLVGLLASTRYRGGLPPGEPQGPTTDVQLSSDGRVMLTTTGQREAVLWTGDGAQRWTERGRLKLATWDLPSLSPNGRLVATADEDALLLFNVSDPDRPRRIARIPTDAAGPVAFSRDGRLLLTATVPPLAWNVADPAHPKRAGASGGEVSGGTRIAVCGDDASVAVAGAGEVILYRLADDGGTRRVGRLPGDYAEPVTSLACTAAGRLVTGTSGQIGVGDVDGTVAAWDVSSPDRPRSEAVLPGTKGAIDDVAVSPDGRFVAATGGHGTAVAALPGAFAERPVFGPVTVLAGAGGISFDHDGARLLSSGTGGPAVEFWDVADLTGIAGAHDGAYFSHRYSAAGDLLAAPSYDMDDGIVALFRVRPDGKPQPLSRITTAYGDPGGSSRVVALAPDRGTLAAVTPGGIGMWKITDPADPRPAGGLDTDAALVDLVFTRDSSVLVGVDTDGEASVWDLAAPVWPPPTSIRRKLSTVPGAPTDDHGARRKWGAVAVSVSAPLMATASSDYGTVALWRTDDPRRPEPAATIRLPEPPPDWEKPLVVALSADGTVLAAHRGAGTGLRLWDVTDPDAPVAAGTLTGYASTVNVATFAPRGRLLATADGDSQLRLWDVNDPAHPVPLLTTSAGMQGHPPHLSAAFAGTGTTVYFGGEQIYSWPVAEAVGMSADPLAYACQVVGRGPDQAEWDSVAPGQPWREVCR; encoded by the coding sequence GTGACCACCACCGAGGAGACGATCGCCGGCACCGAGGAGGCGGTCGCCGCCGCTGATCTGGCGCAACTGCTCGAGATGAACCTCGACGAGGCGGAACGGTACCTGCTGATCGGGAAGTCGCAGCATCTCGTCCGGGCCGTCCGGCAGGCCGTCGAGAACGGTGCGGTCGGGGCACTGGAGCAGGCGTGCACGGGGCAGACCAGGCGGCACAGGGCACTGCCGGCGCTCTCCGAGAACCGCGTGCGGCCGGACGTCCTGGGTCCGCCGTACCGACCCGTGTCCCAGTCGACCGTCGCACACGCTCTGCGGGCACTGGCAGCCCTCGGGTTGGCGTTGACCGTCGAGCAGGATCACGATCCGACGCCCCGGGCCTACCTGGCGATGACCGAGCAGTGGCTGGCGGCGTCCCGTCTCTGTCTGCCGTCCGAGGGGTCCGAGGGGGAGGCCGACCCGGACGAGGTGTCCGCGCTGCTGCGGGCCCTCGGTGTCCCGGCGGACAGCCGGATCGGCATGCTCACGGACGGTGGCACGCTGCGGGATCCGGTACGTTCCACCGCCTGGATCTGGCTGCTGGACCTGTCCGGACGGCTGCCCGGCCGCACGAAGGGGCCGTCCTGCGGTGTGGTCTTCGACCAGGGCGAGCGCGGCGGGCGGGCGACCCTGACGCTGAGCGTCGTGCCGGGTCTGCCGCCGGTGCTGGCACCGGATCCCGCCACGATGACGCTCTGCGCCGTGGACGACGCCTTCCAGCAGATGCTCGTCAGCGTGCGGCGGATGTCCGGGAAGCTGCCCGGCGCCGTGCTGTGGTCGGTGGCCAAGGACGGCCGGCAGCTCACCGGCATCACCGGGCCGTCGATCGGGGGTGCCTTCAGTGTGCTGCACCACGACCTGACCCATCACCGGCCGGTGCTGTCCCGCCTGGGCTTCAGCGAACGACGCCCGGACACCGTCATCGTGGGAGCCGTCGACCACCACAAGCCTGACCTGCTGTGCTCGGTGGGCGGCTACCCGTCCAAGCTGAAGGCGATGCGACAGCGGGACCGGCTGATCGTGCCGGAGAGCGACTACGAGGAGGTCGTCGAACTCGACCGCATCTCGGGCGCGCATCCGACCATCCTCGGAGCGGCCACCCTCGCCGAGGCGGCCCGGCTCAGCCGCCGACCCCAGCGACGGAAGGTGCAACTGGTGGCGCTGCTGCTCGTCGGGGTCCTCGCCATCGTCGCCGGTGGGGTCGGCCTTCGGCAGTGGCTGGTGCAGCGGGCAACCGCCGCCAACCTCGAGGACGCCCGGCTGAGCAACGCCGCCAAGGCGCTCCAGGACCGCGCCGCCGCCGTCGCCGCGGGCGATCCCGCTCTCGCCCTACGCCTGGCGGCGGCCGGCGTGTCGCTCGCCCCGCAGTCGGCCACCCGCGGCAACCTGGTCGGCCTGCTCGCGTCCACCCGCTACCGGGGAGGGCTCCCGCCGGGGGAACCGCAGGGACCGACAACGGACGTGCAGCTCAGTTCCGACGGCCGGGTCATGCTCACGACGACGGGGCAGCGCGAGGCGGTGCTCTGGACCGGGGACGGCGCCCAGCGGTGGACCGAGCGGGGCCGGTTGAAGCTCGCGACCTGGGACCTGCCGAGCCTCAGTCCCAACGGCCGGTTGGTGGCAACCGCCGACGAGGACGCGCTGCTCCTGTTCAACGTGTCCGATCCCGACCGCCCCCGTCGGATCGCCCGGATACCCACCGACGCGGCCGGTCCGGTGGCCTTCAGTCGGGACGGACGGCTGCTGCTGACCGCGACGGTTCCGCCACTCGCCTGGAACGTCGCCGACCCCGCACATCCGAAACGGGCCGGAGCATCCGGCGGTGAGGTGAGCGGGGGCACCAGGATCGCGGTGTGCGGAGACGACGCCTCGGTGGCGGTCGCCGGTGCTGGCGAGGTCATCCTCTACCGGTTGGCCGACGACGGCGGCACCCGTCGGGTCGGGCGGCTGCCCGGCGACTACGCCGAGCCCGTCACGTCCCTGGCCTGCACGGCCGCCGGCAGGCTGGTGACGGGCACGAGCGGTCAGATCGGCGTCGGCGACGTCGACGGTACGGTCGCGGCCTGGGACGTCAGCTCCCCCGACCGGCCCCGCTCGGAAGCTGTCCTGCCCGGTACGAAGGGCGCGATCGACGACGTGGCCGTCAGCCCGGACGGCAGGTTCGTCGCCGCGACGGGCGGGCACGGGACGGCGGTGGCGGCGTTACCCGGCGCGTTCGCGGAGCGGCCCGTCTTCGGCCCGGTCACCGTCCTGGCGGGTGCGGGCGGCATCTCGTTCGATCATGACGGCGCGCGGCTCCTCTCGTCCGGGACCGGCGGACCGGCGGTCGAGTTCTGGGACGTCGCGGACCTCACCGGCATCGCCGGTGCCCATGACGGCGCGTACTTCAGTCACCGCTACTCGGCGGCCGGTGACCTGCTGGCCGCACCGTCCTACGACATGGACGACGGGATCGTCGCCCTCTTCCGGGTGCGGCCCGACGGGAAACCGCAGCCGCTGAGCAGGATCACGACCGCCTACGGCGACCCGGGAGGGTCCTCCCGGGTCGTGGCCCTCGCTCCCGACCGCGGCACGTTGGCCGCCGTCACCCCCGGCGGTATCGGGATGTGGAAGATCACTGATCCTGCGGATCCCCGGCCGGCCGGAGGACTCGACACCGATGCCGCCCTGGTCGACCTGGTCTTCACCCGCGACTCGTCGGTGCTCGTGGGCGTCGACACCGATGGCGAGGCCAGCGTGTGGGACCTGGCCGCCCCGGTCTGGCCCCCACCCACCAGCATCCGTCGGAAACTGTCCACGGTCCCCGGCGCGCCCACCGACGACCACGGCGCGCGGCGGAAGTGGGGCGCGGTGGCGGTCAGCGTGTCCGCCCCGCTGATGGCCACCGCCTCGAGCGACTACGGCACCGTCGCCCTGTGGCGGACGGACGACCCCCGCCGTCCCGAGCCCGCCGCGACGATCAGGTTGCCGGAACCGCCCCCGGACTGGGAGAAACCGCTGGTGGTCGCGCTCTCCGCCGACGGCACCGTGCTCGCCGCCCACCGCGGCGCCGGGACCGGCCTGCGGCTGTGGGACGTGACCGACCCGGACGCCCCGGTCGCCGCGGGCACCCTGACCGGATACGCGTCGACGGTCAACGTCGCGACGTTCGCCCCGCGGGGACGACTGCTCGCCACCGCCGACGGGGACTCCCAACTGCGGCTCTGGGACGTCAACGATCCGGCCCACCCGGTCCCGCTCCTCACCACCAGCGCGGGAATGCAGGGACACCCGCCACACCTGTCGGCGGCGTTCGCCGGCACCGGCACCACCGTCTACTTCGGCGGTGAACAGATCTACAGCTGGCCGGTCGCGGAGGCCGTCGGGATGAGCGCGGACCCACTCGCCTACGCCTGCCAGGTGGTCGGCCGGGGCCCCGACCAGGCCGAGTGGGACAGCGTGGCACCCGGGCAGCCCTGGCGAGAGGTGTGCCGATGA
- a CDS encoding S-4TM family putative pore-forming effector, with product MSSSIATRQNDRYALDLLAAQRVLYSEVKRLRRLRTGLTAGAAAGSIALASAIEPARVPVGLLSGTGLLLFGLVAAGRERRHRQIAATIQEEFDTYVFGLPWNALLADPPPTDLVVRYANRRRRRVPDRDLTDWYPPPAGGNHVADMLMCQRVNVSWSTPLHRSWATFLGVVLAALVLAVTVLGVTGPLSGTDLAVAVIAPLLAPVQGLAEALRDNVVHARQSARLHAEILALWRSARDGATTVTTSDCRQVQDRLFQLRAAGPLVPDRLYRWRHRPLADAVQAQVDHLSARSRSGKELP from the coding sequence ATGAGCTCGTCGATCGCCACGCGCCAGAACGACCGGTACGCCCTGGACCTGCTCGCCGCGCAGCGCGTCCTCTACAGCGAGGTCAAGCGGCTGCGGCGGCTGCGCACCGGGCTCACGGCCGGGGCGGCGGCCGGGAGCATCGCCCTCGCGTCCGCGATCGAACCGGCCCGCGTCCCGGTCGGTCTGCTCTCCGGCACCGGCCTGCTGCTGTTCGGACTCGTCGCCGCCGGCCGGGAACGCCGGCACCGGCAGATCGCGGCGACGATCCAGGAGGAGTTCGACACGTACGTCTTCGGGCTGCCCTGGAACGCCCTGCTCGCCGACCCTCCGCCGACGGACCTGGTCGTCCGGTACGCCAACCGCCGTCGCCGACGCGTCCCCGACCGGGATCTCACCGACTGGTATCCGCCGCCGGCCGGCGGCAACCACGTCGCCGACATGCTCATGTGCCAGCGGGTGAACGTCTCGTGGAGCACGCCCCTGCACCGGTCCTGGGCGACGTTCCTCGGGGTCGTGCTCGCCGCCCTCGTCCTCGCCGTGACGGTGCTCGGAGTCACCGGACCGTTGAGCGGCACCGACCTGGCCGTAGCGGTGATCGCGCCGCTGCTGGCCCCGGTGCAGGGTCTGGCCGAGGCCCTGCGCGACAACGTCGTGCACGCCCGGCAGAGCGCGCGGCTGCACGCCGAGATCCTTGCCCTGTGGCGGTCGGCCCGGGACGGGGCCACGACGGTGACCACGTCCGACTGCCGGCAGGTGCAGGACCGACTCTTCCAGCTGCGCGCGGCCGGTCCCCTCGTACCGGACCGCCTGTACCGCTGGCGGCACCGTCCCCTGGCCGACGCCGTCCAGGCCCAGGTCGACCACCTCTCCGCCCGCTCCCGCTCCGGGAAGGAGCTTCCATGA
- a CDS encoding YdeI/OmpD-associated family protein: protein MAGAELEELIVADAEALRAWLSAHHATSPGVWLALTRKGGTVTTLTWQQAVDEALCFGWIDGQARKRDQETSWIRFTPRRPRSSWSQRNVEHVARLEAQGRMQPTGRAAVEAAKADGRWAAAYAPPSEAEVPDDLLAAIATDPAAQAMFDVLTKTNRFALIHRLNAVKRAQTRERKISEFVAMLARHETIYPQKARPTDPPPSAPSS, encoded by the coding sequence ATGGCGGGCGCCGAGCTGGAAGAGTTGATCGTCGCGGACGCCGAGGCGCTGCGCGCCTGGTTGTCGGCCCACCACGCCACCTCGCCCGGCGTCTGGCTCGCCCTGACCAGGAAAGGCGGCACCGTCACCACACTGACCTGGCAGCAGGCGGTCGACGAGGCGTTGTGCTTCGGCTGGATCGACGGACAGGCCCGCAAACGGGACCAGGAGACCTCCTGGATCAGGTTCACCCCACGCCGCCCCCGCAGCTCCTGGTCACAACGCAACGTCGAGCACGTGGCCCGACTTGAGGCCCAGGGACGCATGCAGCCCACCGGCCGCGCCGCCGTGGAAGCCGCCAAGGCGGACGGCCGGTGGGCCGCCGCCTACGCCCCACCATCGGAAGCCGAGGTACCGGACGACCTCCTCGCCGCCATCGCCACCGACCCCGCCGCCCAGGCCATGTTCGACGTACTCACCAAAACCAACCGGTTCGCCCTCATCCACCGCCTCAACGCCGTCAAACGGGCCCAGACCCGCGAACGGAAGATCAGCGAGTTCGTCGCCATGCTCGCCCGACACGAGACGATCTACCCGCAGAAGGCCAGGCCCACGGACCCGCCGCCATCGGCACCTTCTTCCTGA
- a CDS encoding YncE family protein gives MTAAAPLPPRARGRRPRWHGATATTLALLVVAGGGPVPAGAAGPAEPAGVAGTGVTGPGVTRPGGQVHRPADGPVDGTALQEVMFVGNNWEGTVDVIRSRGDYARLGRINVIPDKTERLREIYLNPIRLAFYLGVREGPGEGHDQLVDDMYTTPDGTAVVASRPSFADVVSIDVATGAVRWRFPVSGYRSDHMAVSPDGTRVAVSASLGNRVHVLDIATGREVGSFRTGDKPHENIYTDGGRRIWNLSIGDVTTSLDDPSQDWTKGDRKITIADATSFATVRTIDMRPRLDAAGRRDLSDAVRPAVFTPDESKLYFQVSFFNGVVEYDVAGDAITRIATLPKNPNTSEDRTTWVNDSRHHGLSMSPDGTKLCVAGTMDNYATVVDRATLQPGPLVTAGKPYWATVSGDGRDCVISESDTDRVTAISFATGQKVASVAVGDHPQRVRIGQLPTGWTPPPAR, from the coding sequence ATGACAGCAGCAGCACCCCTGCCCCCGCGCGCCCGTGGTCGCCGTCCCCGCTGGCACGGGGCCACCGCCACCACGCTCGCCCTCCTCGTCGTCGCCGGCGGCGGCCCGGTTCCGGCCGGCGCCGCCGGTCCCGCCGAACCGGCCGGCGTCGCCGGTACCGGTGTCACTGGTCCCGGCGTCACCCGTCCCGGTGGCCAGGTTCACCGACCCGCCGACGGTCCGGTCGACGGTACCGCCCTTCAGGAGGTGATGTTCGTCGGCAACAACTGGGAGGGCACGGTCGACGTCATCCGGTCCCGGGGCGACTACGCCCGGCTCGGCCGGATCAACGTGATCCCCGACAAGACCGAACGGCTCCGCGAGATCTACCTGAACCCGATCAGACTGGCCTTCTACCTGGGCGTCCGGGAAGGGCCGGGCGAGGGCCACGACCAGCTCGTCGACGACATGTACACCACGCCGGACGGTACCGCCGTGGTCGCGTCCCGGCCCAGCTTCGCCGACGTGGTGTCGATCGACGTGGCCACCGGCGCGGTCCGCTGGCGGTTCCCGGTCTCCGGGTACCGCTCGGACCACATGGCGGTCTCCCCGGACGGGACCAGGGTCGCGGTGTCCGCCTCGCTGGGCAACCGGGTGCACGTGCTCGACATCGCCACCGGGCGGGAGGTCGGGTCGTTCAGGACCGGGGACAAGCCGCACGAGAACATCTACACCGACGGTGGCCGGCGCATCTGGAACCTGTCCATCGGGGACGTCACCACCTCGCTCGACGACCCCAGCCAGGACTGGACCAAGGGCGACCGGAAGATCACCATCGCGGACGCGACCAGCTTCGCCACCGTACGGACCATCGACATGCGGCCCCGGCTCGACGCCGCCGGCCGCCGCGACCTGTCCGACGCGGTCCGCCCGGCGGTCTTCACCCCCGACGAGTCGAAGCTGTACTTCCAGGTCTCCTTCTTCAACGGGGTCGTCGAGTACGACGTGGCCGGCGACGCCATCACCCGGATCGCCACCCTGCCGAAGAACCCGAACACGAGCGAGGACCGGACCACCTGGGTCAACGACTCCCGGCACCACGGGCTGTCGATGAGCCCGGACGGGACGAAGCTCTGCGTGGCCGGCACCATGGACAACTACGCCACCGTCGTCGACCGCGCCACGTTGCAGCCGGGCCCGCTGGTGACGGCGGGCAAGCCGTACTGGGCCACGGTCAGCGGGGACGGCCGGGACTGCGTGATCTCCGAGTCGGACACCGACCGGGTCACCGCGATCAGCTTCGCCACCGGGCAGAAGGTCGCCAGCGTGGCGGTGGGTGACCACCCGCAGCGGGTCCGGATCGGGCAGCTGCCCACCGGCTGGACCCCGCCCCCGGCCCGCTGA
- a CDS encoding helix-turn-helix domain-containing protein: MALPDRLVPLGALLRDIAADQRIVDEMVEAARTGSPEIARLPWAENRRHVAALLAAGLSSFERLTDPTERDFAEARRLGAARAAQGVSVTGLLRGVQAARRVVVETALGRGRAAGIPDTALLEGLLDLDRYAGALERALVDGYHAAERELAHTEQDARNRVLRTLLAAGPGDRAADGTAGNAVGGPAGGAVGPAGGTAGGAVGGTAGGSVDGYRADLVRIGLRPDGSYHCVVTDVTDPARIRTAERRLSRCGAVFGTVDDRLTGLSPHRPAADAFDGTTLVVVAPARPLADLAAVHGLCAAALRAATEAGLRGRHGLVDLAGETALAAQPALADLLSTTMLAALDPADGFHRQLASTALVYLDHGQRLDHTAAALHLHPNTVRYRLRRFQELVAVPPPLAEPGGGRWSVLVTVRWWWALRTWLAGAEGDGTPASRLRR, translated from the coding sequence ATGGCGCTGCCGGACCGGCTCGTGCCGCTGGGCGCGCTGCTGCGCGACATCGCCGCCGACCAGCGGATCGTGGACGAGATGGTCGAGGCGGCCCGGACCGGCTCACCGGAGATCGCCCGGCTGCCGTGGGCGGAGAACCGCCGGCACGTGGCCGCCCTGCTCGCGGCCGGGCTCTCCTCGTTCGAGCGGCTGACCGACCCGACCGAACGCGACTTCGCCGAGGCGCGCCGGCTGGGTGCCGCCCGGGCCGCCCAGGGCGTTTCGGTGACCGGCCTGCTCCGGGGCGTCCAGGCCGCCCGGCGGGTGGTGGTGGAGACCGCCCTCGGCCGGGGGCGGGCGGCCGGCATCCCGGACACCGCGCTGCTGGAAGGGCTGCTCGACCTGGACCGGTACGCGGGCGCGCTGGAACGGGCCCTGGTGGACGGTTACCACGCCGCCGAACGGGAGCTGGCCCACACCGAGCAGGACGCCCGCAACCGGGTGCTGCGTACCCTGCTGGCCGCCGGTCCGGGCGACCGGGCCGCCGACGGCACGGCCGGCAACGCGGTCGGCGGTCCGGCAGGCGGTGCGGTCGGTCCGGCCGGCGGCACGGCCGGCGGTGCGGTCGGGGGGACGGCCGGCGGCTCGGTGGACGGGTACCGGGCGGACCTGGTCCGGATCGGCCTGCGTCCGGACGGGAGCTACCACTGCGTGGTCACCGACGTGACCGACCCGGCCCGGATCCGTACCGCCGAGCGGCGGCTGTCCCGCTGTGGCGCCGTGTTCGGCACGGTCGACGACCGGCTGACCGGGCTGTCGCCGCACCGGCCGGCGGCCGACGCGTTCGACGGTACGACGCTCGTGGTGGTGGCCCCGGCCCGACCGCTGGCCGACCTGGCGGCGGTGCACGGGCTCTGCGCCGCCGCGCTGCGGGCCGCGACCGAGGCCGGGCTGCGCGGCCGGCACGGGCTGGTCGACCTGGCCGGCGAGACCGCGCTGGCCGCGCAGCCGGCCCTGGCCGACCTGCTCAGTACGACGATGCTGGCGGCTCTCGACCCGGCGGACGGGTTCCACCGGCAGCTGGCCTCGACCGCGCTGGTCTACCTGGACCACGGGCAGCGGCTGGACCACACGGCGGCGGCCCTGCACCTGCACCCGAACACGGTCCGGTACCGGTTGCGGCGGTTCCAGGAGCTGGTGGCGGTCCCGCCGCCGCTCGCCGAGCCGGGCGGCGGCCGGTGGTCGGTGCTGGTCACGGTGCGCTGGTGGTGGGCGCTGCGTACCTGGCTGGCCGGCGCGGAGGGCGACGGAACTCCCGCGTCCCGCCTCCGGCGCTGA
- a CDS encoding putative quinol monooxygenase has protein sequence MIRTMVWMRTREGCEQLFEAEWLAAAEKIRTLDGCLCQELIRDADDPRSYLIVSDWTDRERLDAFGRSEYRDHLMRVIQELRESAQRNTYQVLRTVRGEPEELVRPISPKEQPWSSAT, from the coding sequence ATGATCAGGACGATGGTCTGGATGCGTACCCGGGAGGGTTGTGAGCAGCTCTTCGAGGCCGAGTGGCTGGCGGCGGCGGAAAAGATCCGTACCCTCGACGGCTGCCTCTGCCAGGAGCTGATCCGGGACGCCGACGACCCGCGCAGCTACCTGATCGTCAGCGACTGGACCGATCGGGAACGGCTCGACGCCTTCGGTCGTAGCGAGTACCGCGACCACCTGATGCGCGTGATCCAGGAGCTACGGGAGTCCGCGCAGCGCAACACGTACCAGGTTCTGCGCACCGTCCGCGGCGAGCCGGAGGAGCTCGTCCGTCCGATCTCACCCAAGGAGCAACCATGGTCTTCCGCAACGTGA
- a CDS encoding TcmI family type II polyketide cyclase, with amino-acid sequence MVFRNVIVCRMVPGSEETVGNVFGHYDRTTRPQDLGVIGRYLLSHNGLYIHIIERKQDPKVSGQNRGLPAFQKIAEEIGPYVTPYPSYWQKASDSVAKEFYHWAPDGERPSETRLQVIVGRIKPGAEPDVARVFAESDAGSLPAEMGVAGRWLYSIEDVYVHLLEQDTSVAEALRPDHRKPAFAKVMQDLAQYISPFAPEKWQNHRDSLATVFYHWQARD; translated from the coding sequence ATGGTCTTCCGCAACGTGATCGTCTGCCGCATGGTCCCCGGCAGCGAAGAGACGGTCGGTAACGTGTTCGGGCACTACGACCGCACCACCCGGCCGCAGGACCTGGGCGTCATCGGGCGGTACCTGCTGTCGCACAACGGCCTCTACATCCACATCATCGAGCGGAAGCAGGACCCGAAGGTGTCCGGCCAGAACCGTGGCCTGCCCGCGTTCCAGAAGATCGCCGAGGAGATCGGGCCGTACGTGACGCCGTACCCGAGCTACTGGCAGAAGGCGTCGGACTCGGTGGCGAAGGAGTTCTACCACTGGGCACCGGACGGGGAGCGGCCCTCGGAGACCAGGTTGCAGGTGATCGTGGGCCGGATCAAGCCCGGTGCCGAACCCGACGTGGCGCGGGTCTTCGCCGAGTCGGACGCCGGGTCGCTGCCGGCCGAGATGGGGGTCGCCGGCCGCTGGTTGTACTCGATCGAGGACGTGTACGTGCACCTGCTGGAGCAGGACACCTCGGTCGCCGAGGCGCTGCGTCCCGACCACCGCAAGCCGGCCTTCGCGAAGGTGATGCAGGACCTGGCCCAGTACATCAGCCCGTTCGCGCCGGAGAAGTGGCAGAACCACCGGGACTCGCTGGCCACCGTCTTCTACCACTGGCAGGCGCGGGACTGA
- a CDS encoding vWA domain-containing protein, with product MSPDNIDLRVLAERPVVRDDSPSEVDLVVHVATSRSIGDQPASHALNLCVVIDRSISMSGHKLEAAKQSCVEIWENLNPGDHFTVLAFDHDVFRVSNPQTPPDQVKDRIMALGAGGSTNLAKGWYLGLLELQSYSTDRHLNRMILLSDGQANQGETKPSLLGAESGRARDELGITTSTVGIGTDFQEDILAAIARASGGRFWYIGDSSIQDIIREEFSGALSVYLERPSVRLDLPAPASVVAEYHDLARVAGRYRLRPIKGNDRFAFGVRLLVDPAQVDGVELPVTATLLDGTGTVASTTTVLRLGGLAEYASSVEDPTVAMVISRYLTAKTDEEMVEQVDAGDVSTMITMLDKQSSLMMEIEGKLGGVMPLSWEAMTEAERLKNERLLAEQRIEREQLLRELEENESLRVVGELIDLVQGLGADDLVRDLEGRIRKHYRHRSYRDLDYHGHSPVDVSRDRSEVTGLLQAAIRVGQRVAADHPYAREEISAIVRRIGEQLVRLS from the coding sequence ATGTCGCCCGACAACATCGATCTTCGCGTACTGGCCGAGCGGCCGGTGGTGCGCGACGATTCTCCGAGCGAGGTCGACCTGGTGGTGCACGTGGCCACCAGCCGGAGCATCGGTGACCAGCCGGCGAGCCACGCCCTCAACCTCTGCGTGGTCATCGACCGGAGCATAAGCATGTCCGGTCACAAGCTGGAAGCCGCCAAACAGAGTTGTGTCGAGATCTGGGAGAACCTGAACCCGGGCGACCACTTCACGGTTCTGGCGTTCGACCACGACGTCTTCCGGGTGAGCAACCCGCAGACGCCGCCCGACCAGGTCAAAGACCGGATCATGGCGCTGGGCGCCGGCGGCTCCACCAACCTCGCGAAGGGCTGGTACCTGGGCCTGCTCGAACTCCAGAGCTACAGCACCGACCGACACCTCAACCGCATGATTCTGCTCTCCGACGGTCAGGCGAACCAGGGCGAGACCAAGCCGTCGCTGCTCGGCGCGGAGTCCGGCCGGGCGCGCGACGAGCTGGGGATCACCACCTCGACCGTCGGGATCGGCACCGACTTCCAGGAGGACATCCTCGCCGCGATAGCCCGCGCCTCCGGTGGGAGGTTCTGGTACATCGGCGACTCCAGCATCCAGGACATCATCCGCGAGGAGTTCAGCGGCGCGCTGTCGGTCTACCTCGAACGCCCGAGCGTCCGGCTCGACCTGCCGGCTCCGGCATCCGTGGTCGCCGAGTACCACGACCTCGCCAGGGTGGCCGGTCGCTACCGCCTGCGTCCGATCAAGGGGAACGACCGGTTCGCGTTCGGTGTGCGGCTGCTGGTCGATCCCGCGCAGGTCGACGGCGTCGAGCTGCCCGTCACCGCGACGCTGCTCGACGGCACAGGGACGGTCGCGTCGACCACGACCGTCCTCCGGCTGGGTGGCCTGGCGGAGTACGCCAGCAGCGTCGAGGACCCGACCGTCGCCATGGTCATCTCGCGCTACCTGACGGCGAAGACCGACGAGGAGATGGTGGAACAGGTCGATGCGGGCGATGTCAGCACCATGATCACGATGCTGGACAAGCAGTCGAGCCTGATGATGGAGATCGAAGGCAAGCTCGGCGGCGTCATGCCGCTGTCCTGGGAGGCGATGACCGAAGCGGAGCGGCTGAAGAACGAGCGGCTCCTGGCGGAACAGCGCATCGAGCGGGAGCAGCTCCTGCGGGAACTCGAGGAGAACGAGTCCCTCCGGGTGGTGGGCGAACTGATCGACCTCGTCCAGGGGCTCGGCGCGGACGACCTCGTGCGTGACCTGGAAGGCCGGATCCGCAAGCACTACCGGCACCGGTCGTACCGGGATCTCGACTACCACGGGCACAGCCCCGTCGACGTGTCCCGGGACCGTTCCGAAGTGACCGGTCTGCTCCAGGCCGCGATCCGCGTCGGTCAACGCGTCGCCGCGGACCACCCGTACGCCCGGGAGGAGATCTCCGCCATCGTCAGGAGGATCGGTGAGCAACTGGTGCGCCTTTCCTGA